A single Papilio machaon chromosome 12, ilPapMach1.1, whole genome shotgun sequence DNA region contains:
- the LOC106719089 gene encoding aprataxin: protein MSKRSVTKENHNEISKPKKHWTMGLVESMKDAELIYKDTERIVVIRDKYPKAKIHLLVLPKDNINSIYKLTSKDVALLEEFGQIFKLIQKEHKNHLLNAGFHAVPSMQRLHMHIISKDMVSPCLKTKVHWNSFTTALFKPYNDVLAELKQYGAIKEIAHNIYKTLKTTPLKCNQCSYIPKNIPQLKEHLLSHL, encoded by the exons ATGAGCAAAAGGTCTGTGACTAAAGAAAATCATAATGAGATTTCAAAACCAAAAAAACATTGGACAATGGGCTTAGTGGAATCCATGAAAGATGCAGAGTTGATTTATAAAGATACTGAACGGATTGTCGTTATTAGAGACAAATATCCTAAGGCTAAGATTCATTTACTTGTTTTAccaaaagataatattaatagtatttataaattaactagtaAAGATGTGGCTCTCTTAGAAGAATTTggtcaaatatttaaactgatACAAAAAGAACATAAGAACCATCTTCTTAATGCTGGTTTCCATGCAGTGCCAAGTATGCAACGGCTTCACATGCATATAATCAGTAAGGATATGGTATCCCCATGCCTAAAAACTAAAGTGCATTGGAATAGTTTTACTACAGCTTTATTCAAACCTTATaatg atgTCTTAGCAGAGTTAAAACAATATGGCGCCATCAAAGAAATTGCTCacaacatatataaaacattaaagacAACACCACTTAAGTGTAATCAATGTAGTTACATACCTAAAAATATTCCCCAACTCAAAGAACATTTATTAAgccatttataa
- the LOC106719164 gene encoding transcription factor SOX-9 → MSWDQKRERNCEKLEINEAVGKLLQSFNYDTIVPQPAKGGGSMRRGHVKRPMNAFMVFAQAMRRRLSEQRPSLHNAELSKSLGSMWKSLSEEQKLPFVKEAEKLRTQHKKEYPDYKYQPRRRKPPPTASSAARLKREPSPEREQIDFSRIDVDGPLLPDGPPDGAELDQYLKPTTIPDYHEMQPHYPSHGLPYHASAVFTPVPSHLHPPCTDWQHYARP, encoded by the exons ATGAGCTGGGACCAGAAACGGGAACGCAACTGCGAGAAGCTGGAGATAAATGAGGCCGTCGGCAAGCTGCTGCAGTCCTTCAATTATGACACCATCGTGCCTCAGCCCGCaaa AGGCGGCGGCTCAATGCGGCGCGGGCACGTGAAGCGTCCTATGAACGCCTTCATGGTGTTTGCGCAGGCGATGCGACGTCGTCTGTCAGAGCAGCGGCCTTCGCTACACAACGCAGAGCTCAGCAAGTCCCTTGGCTCCATGTGGAA AAGTTTAAGTGAAGAACAAAAACTGCCGTTCGTTAAAGAAGCGGAGAAGCTACGGACTCAGCACAAAAAGGAGTACCCGGACTATAAATACCAGCCGAGACGCCGCAAGCCGCCGCCCACCGCCTCCTCGGCAGCGAGGCTCAAGCGAGAACCTTCCCCGGAAAGAGAACAAATAGACTTCTCGCGGATAGATGTCGACGGACCATTGCTGCCCGACGGACCGCCAGATGGCGCTGAGCTAGACCAATACTTGAAACCGACCACGATACCAGATTACCACGAAATGCAACCACACTACCCTTCACATGGATTGCCATATCACGCCTCCGCTGTCTTCACTCCAGTCCCGTCACATTTGCATCCTCCTTGCACGGACTGGCAACATTATGCGCGCCCTTAA
- the LOC106719130 gene encoding lariat debranching enzyme translates to MKIAIEGCAHGELEKIYECIETIQEREGIKIDLLICCGDFQSVRNNDDLRAMAVPEKYQNICTFYKYYSGEKEAPVLTIFIGGNHEASNYLQELPYGGWVAPNIYYIGRAGVIKYGNLRIAGLSGIFKGHDYLQGLWESPPYSQNSLRSVYHIRSLDVFRLSQLKEPVNVMLSHDWPRGITEYGNKHNLLKRKPFLREDIESNQLGSPPAERLLHLLKPDYWFSAHLHCQFAALVQHEEGETKFLALDKCLPKRRHLQILDLPSTYDGDKTLKHDLEWLTILKDTNHLLSVKNIDCHMPGPGGNERYDFSPTEEDKQKTLELMGSLTITNESFVKTAPIYKPGVPKSSIIEPIENPQTVYICEKLGIDDPLQVVLARTGRTMKPMCVTESITCSDETPIAKTPMKSFKLSLPAPVTPVNEDLSQTDSICTPNNTTRSDNLDDSQENLSTPPSIKKIFKRRNLALYTPEVDDDVSTSTSSVGDSDSPRSSKLPCRINM, encoded by the exons atgaagATTGCTATAGAAGGATGCGCCCACGGAGaacttgaaaaaatatatgaatgtatTGAAACTATCCAAGAAAGGGAGggaataaaaattgatttactaATTTGTTGTGGGGACTTTCAATCTGTTCGCAACAATGACGATTTACGAGCTATGGCTGTAcctgaaaaatatcaaaatatttgcacATTTTACAA GTACTACAGTGGTGAAAAAGAGGCACCTGtccttactatttttataggaGGGAATCATGAAGcatcaaattatttacaagaaTTGCCTTATGGTGGCTGGGTTGCGCCTAATATTTACTACATAGGAAGAGCTggtgtaataaaatatggaaATTTAAGAATTGCAG GCCTCTCAGGTATATTTAAGGGACATGATTATCTGCAAGGTCTTTGGGAGAGTCCTCCTTATTCACAAAATTCCTTGCGCTCAGTTTATCACATCAGATCACTAGATGTTTTTCGTCTAAGTCAACTTAAAGAACCAGTAAATGTCATGCTGTCACATGACTGGCCAAGAGGAATTACCGAATATGGTAATAAGCATAACTTGCTAAAAAGGAAACCATTTTTAAG GGAGGATATTGAATCAAACCAATTAGGTAGTCCACCAGCGGAAAGGCTTTTACATTTGCTCAAGCCAGATTATTGGTTTTCCGCTCACTTGCATTGCCAATTTGCAGCCCTTGTACAACATGAAGAAGGTGAAACAAAGTTTCTAGCCCTCGACAAATGTTTGCCAAAGAGAagacatttacaaatattggATCTACCTTCCACATATGACGgtgataaaacattaaaacatgaTTTAGAATGGTTGACTATTTTGAAAGACACTAATCACTTGTTGAGtgtcaaaaatattgattgtCATATGCCTGGACCAGGTGGTAATGAGAG gtaTGACTTTAGTCCAACTGAAGAAGATAAGCAAAAAACATTGGAATTAATGGGAtcattaacaataacaaatgaatCATTTGTTAAAACTGCTCCGATTTATAAACCGGGAGTCCCAAAAAGTTCAATAATTGAGCCAATTGAGAATCCTCAAACTGTTTACATATGTGAAAAACTAGGCATAGATGATCCTTTACAAGTTGTGCTCGCGCGAACAGGACGGACTATGAAACCAATGTGTGTTACGGAATCAATTACTTGTAGTGATGAGACTCCAATAGCTAAGACACCTATGAAATCATTCAAATTATCTTTACCTGCACCAGTTACTCCTGTAAATGAAGATTTGTCACAAACAGATTCAATTTGTACCCCAAACAACACTACTAGATCTGATAATTTAGATGATTCACAAGAAAATCTATCTACTCCACCGtcaattaagaaaatatttaaaagaaggaACTTAGCGTTGTACACACCAGAAGTTGATGACGATGTTAGTACTTCAACAAGCTCGGTGGGAGATTCAGACAGTCCACGCTCAAGTAAACTACCTTGTAGAATAAATATGTAG
- the LOC106719150 gene encoding uncharacterized protein LOC106719150, which yields MTSALNCALVLIILVGAGSAQDYDVTDIQCTFANGGSGIRDSVTALLRKPEGFRGAPLFADDRATDPIADPVCQIRPEPDDPTNLLYRLRITDFTKCGVLKRNGFVHVRVWFPQFPGVVMQSDQELIIMCKPPEPTIIENKAAGFAGSFPHGARVSGVVEETPGRLEYEVALYKEAPPVSRHTNHSVDLPLDQAVPIGTKLQLRARINPESAWRHIKLLEVAVSPDPDRPHAAGAVLLVKDGCRNRDFASIIPHQPARYRERHNEVFLDFEAFLLAAMKERSTLWIHSQIKACMDAADCQPDYCLDLYEPSGHGRRRRSLPESVRNASSEALSADSNSTPYTRFKENLEYTVVMPGELFHRTPPEASCATSMMLAVALGALLFMSALLMCYLATKLNSTMLKNSNLQSPSGKGFEQILRELAHHSMPESGYTGRPTVQ from the exons ATGACGAGCGCCCTCAACTGCGCTCTCGTGCTCATCATTTtg GTCGGTGCGGGGTCGGCACAGGACTACGATG TAACGGACATCCAGTGCACGTTCGCAAACGGAGGCTCAGGGATCCGTGACTCAGTAACAGCACTGCTACGAAAGCCAGAGGGCTTCAGGGGGGCGCCACTGTTCGCCGACGACCGTGCCACAGACCCTATCGCTGATCCCGTCTGTCAAATACGACCAGAGCCGGACGACCCCACCAACTTGCTTTACAGACTTCGAATCACTGATTTCACGAAATGTGGTGtcttaaaaagaaat GGCTTCGTGCACGTGCGGGTGTGGTTCCCCCAGTTCCCGGGCGTGGTGATGCAGTCCGACCAGGAGCTGATCATCATGTGCAAGCCCCCGGAACCCACCATCATTGAGAATAAGGCGGCAGGTTTCGCTGGTAGCTT TCCTCACGGAGCGCGCGTTTCGGGTGTGGTGGAAGAGACACCTGGAAGGTTAGAGTACGAGGTGGCGCTGTACAAGGAAGCGCCGCCTGTCTCCAGACACACCAACCATTCAGTAGACCTGCCGCTAGATCAG GCTGTTCCGATCGGCACGAAGCTGCAGCTGCGCGCGCGCATTAACCCGGAGTCTGCGTGGAGGCACATCAAGCTGCTGGAGGTGGCCGTCTCCCCGGACCCCGATCGCCCGCACGCGGCTGGTGCCGTGCTCCTCGTCAAAGACGG TTGTCGCAATCGTGACTTCGCGTCAATAATCCCGCACCAGCCGGCACGCTACCGAGAGCGGCACAACGAGGTGTTCCTTGACTTCGAGGCGTTCTTGCTCGCCGCCATGAAGGAACGCTCCACGCTCTGGATACATTCGCAGATCAAGGCCTGCATGGACGCCGCCGACTGCCAGCCCGACTACTGCCTAGACCTGTATGAACCATCAG GACACGGGCGTCGCAGGCGGTCCCTCCCGGAGAGTGTACGGAACGCGAGTAGCGAAGCATTATCTGCGGACAGCAACTCGACGCCGTACACCCGCTTCAAGGAGAACCTGGAGTACACGGTGGTGATGCCGGGAGAGCTGTTCCACCGCACGCCGCCCGAAGCCAGCTGCGCAACTTCCATGATGTTGGCTGTCGCGCTTGGCGCTTTGCTCTTCATGTCTGCGCTCCTG ATGTGCTACCTCgcaactaaattaaattcgacAATGTTAAAGAACAGTAATCTTCAGTCTCCGTCGGGCAAAGGGTTCGAGCAGATCCTCAGAGAGCTGGCGCACCATTCGATGCCCGAATCTGGTTACACCGGCCGCCCCACCGTGCAGTGA
- the LOC106719159 gene encoding N-alpha-acetyltransferase 60 isoform X1 yields the protein MAGFSWYLSEGFQVIIEKSKEDKCSLNDVQLRFLCPDDLEEVRALCRDWFPIEYPQSWYEDITSSERFFALAAVYKTQIIGLIVAEIKPYLKLNAEDRGILSRWFASKDTLVAYILSLGVVRSHRRSGVATMLLDVLIKHLAGPVVQLPHEHRVKAIFLHVLTTNNEAIHFYEKRRFRLHSFLPYYYSIKGRCKDGFTYVYYVNGGHAPWGIYDYVKYVARAAWSGGGLYPWIWGKLRTALTIAWHR from the exons ATGGCTGGCTTCAGCTG gTACCTCTCTGAAGGCTTCCAAGTGATCATTGAGAAGTCAAAAGAAGATAAATGTTCATTGAATGATGTCCAATTACGTTTCCTTTGCCCTGATGATTTAGAAGAA GTAAGAGCATTATGCAGAGATTGGTTTCCAATAGAATACCCACAGTCATGGTATGAAGATATAACATCATCGGAGAGATTCTTTGCACTTGCTGCGGTATACAAGACCCAAATTATAGGACTCATTGTAGCTGAAATCAaaccatatttaaaattaaatgcagaGGACAGAGGAATATTGTCAAGATGGTTTGCATCAAAAGACACACTTGTTGCTTATATTTTGTCATTAG gTGTAGTACGATCACACAGACGGTCCGGTGTAGCAACAATGCTTTTGGATGTCTTGATCAAACACTTAGCAGGACCTGTTGTTCAACTTCCTCATGAGCATAGAGTAAAGGCTATATTCCTGCATGTACTCACCACAAACAATGAGGCTATACATTTTTACGAAAAGAGAAG ATTTCGATTACATTCTTTTCTTCCTTACTACTATTCAATAAAGGGGCGTTGTAAGGATGGGTTTACCTATGTATATTACGTAAATGGAGGTCACGCTCCATGGGGGATTTACGACTATGTGAAATATGTGGCTCGAGCAGCGTGGAGTGGCGGTGGACTTTACCCCTGGATTTGGGGTAAACTCCGAACTGCCCTCACCATAGCATGGCACAGATAG
- the LOC106719159 gene encoding N-alpha-acetyltransferase 60 isoform X2, translated as MRYLSEGFQVIIEKSKEDKCSLNDVQLRFLCPDDLEEVRALCRDWFPIEYPQSWYEDITSSERFFALAAVYKTQIIGLIVAEIKPYLKLNAEDRGILSRWFASKDTLVAYILSLGVVRSHRRSGVATMLLDVLIKHLAGPVVQLPHEHRVKAIFLHVLTTNNEAIHFYEKRRFRLHSFLPYYYSIKGRCKDGFTYVYYVNGGHAPWGIYDYVKYVARAAWSGGGLYPWIWGKLRTALTIAWHR; from the exons ATGAg gTACCTCTCTGAAGGCTTCCAAGTGATCATTGAGAAGTCAAAAGAAGATAAATGTTCATTGAATGATGTCCAATTACGTTTCCTTTGCCCTGATGATTTAGAAGAA GTAAGAGCATTATGCAGAGATTGGTTTCCAATAGAATACCCACAGTCATGGTATGAAGATATAACATCATCGGAGAGATTCTTTGCACTTGCTGCGGTATACAAGACCCAAATTATAGGACTCATTGTAGCTGAAATCAaaccatatttaaaattaaatgcagaGGACAGAGGAATATTGTCAAGATGGTTTGCATCAAAAGACACACTTGTTGCTTATATTTTGTCATTAG gTGTAGTACGATCACACAGACGGTCCGGTGTAGCAACAATGCTTTTGGATGTCTTGATCAAACACTTAGCAGGACCTGTTGTTCAACTTCCTCATGAGCATAGAGTAAAGGCTATATTCCTGCATGTACTCACCACAAACAATGAGGCTATACATTTTTACGAAAAGAGAAG ATTTCGATTACATTCTTTTCTTCCTTACTACTATTCAATAAAGGGGCGTTGTAAGGATGGGTTTACCTATGTATATTACGTAAATGGAGGTCACGCTCCATGGGGGATTTACGACTATGTGAAATATGTGGCTCGAGCAGCGTGGAGTGGCGGTGGACTTTACCCCTGGATTTGGGGTAAACTCCGAACTGCCCTCACCATAGCATGGCACAGATAG